GTCCAGCATGGCCGTCCTGGCCGGCTACGGCCCGGCGGGCACCCGGCAGGTCACCGAGCAGAGCCCGCTCGCCCACGCCGACCGGCTCTCGGTCGGGTACGTCGAGAGCAAGTGGGTCGCGGAGGCGCTGCTGCACCACGCCGCGGCCGCGGGGCTCCCGGTGACCGTCCACCGGGTCAACGACGTCACCGGCGACCTGCGGCACGGCGTCATCAACCCCGGCACCGAACTCTCCGCGATCATCCGCTACCTGTGGGACAGCGGCACCAGCCCCGACGTCGACCTGCCGCTCGACTTCGTGCCCGCCGACGTCTTCACCCGCGCCCTCGCGCTCGTCTCCACCCGCGAGGCCGCCGAGGGCCAGGTGCTGCACCTCACCAACCCGGACCCGGCCACGCTCACCGACCTCGCCGAGCGCATCCGCTCCCGTGGCCGCCCGGTCGAGCACCTCCCGTACCGGGAGTGGGTACACCGTCTGATCGGCTTCGCCACCGCCAACCCGACCCATCCGATCACCGCGTTCGTGCCGCTCTTCGTCGACCGCGCGGAGGGCACCGACATGACCATCAGCGAGATGTACTTCCGTCCCACCTTCCCGGAGTTCACCCGCACCGGCGCCGACCGGGCGCTGGCCCGTGCCGGGATCGAGCTGCCGCCGGTGGACGCCGAACTCCTCGACTTCTACCTCGACCGCCTGGAGGCGAGCGGACAGTTGGAGCACGTCGCGTGACCACTACCGCCCAGTGGTGGGCCGCACTCGACCTCGGCCGCACGCCCGCCGACGCCCCCGCGGCGTTCTGCGCCGACCTCGGGCCGGACTCGCTGCTCGCCGGCTACCGGGCCGGCGCCTTCCCGATGCCCGCGCAGGACGAGTACAGCCTGTGGATGAACGAGGCCCGGTACGAGGAGCAGGTCGCCGAGGGCGTCATCGCCGCTCCCGGCGGCGCCCGCGAGGAGGACTTCGGCGTCGCCTGGTGGTCCCCCGACCCGAGGCCCGTCGTCCCGGTCGGCGGCGCCCGGCTGGGCAGCCGGCTCTCCCGTCGGCTCCGCAACCGGGACGACTGGACCACCACCACCGACAAGGCCTTCGGCGAGATCGTCGACCGCTGCGCCGAGGGCCGCAGCCCTGCCTGGCTCACCGCCGAGCTGCGGACCGCGCTGCGGGCGCTGCACGACCGCGGCCGGGCGCACAGCGCCGAGGTGTGGGAGAACGGCGAGCTGGTCGGCGGCGCGTTCGGCGTCCGGGTCGGGCCGGTGCTCAGCCTGGACTCCATGGTCGGCTTACGGCCCGACGCCGCGCGGGTGGCGGTGGTCGACCTCGCACAGCGCTTCGGCGAGGCCGGCGGGGTCCTGCTGGACGTCCAGTGGGACAGCCCGCACATCCGCAGCCTCGGTGCGCTGCCGATGCCGCGCGCCCACTACCTGGCCCTGCTGAGGGACGGCCCGAGGGCGGGGCCGCCGTCCGGAGAGGAGCGGCCGGTGTGGCGGCTGGGCTGAGGATGCGGGCTGTCGGGCCGGTGCCCGGGGCCGTCAGGCCGGTAGCAGGAGACCGTCCGGCAGGCCCAGCCCGTCGTGCAGGGCGCGGCGGCCCGCCGGGGTCACGGCCACCGCGCGGGTGCTGCCGATCCGGGTGATCCACCCCTCGGCGAAGGCGTGCCCGCACAGGGCCGCGCCGACCGCCCCGGCCAGGTGCGGCCGACGCTCGGTCCAGTCCAGGCAGGGCCGCACCGCGGGCCGGCGGGTGCCCGCCGGGACGGTCACTCCGGCCGCGACCAGCCAGGCCTCGCCCTCGGCGGTCAGGCGCAGCCCGTGCGCCCAGTCCAGCAGCCCGCGCGCGGTCATCGCGTCGGCGATGGCCACCCCGACCGCCCCGGCGAGGTGGTCGTAGCAGGTGCGGGCGTGGGCGAGGGCCCGCCCGCGGCCGTGCGCCGAGAGCGAGGCGGGCCGTTCGGGGCGGCCGGGCACCAGGGCGGCGAGCTGCTCCACCAGCTCGGCCACCTGCGGGTCGGCCAGCCGGACGTAGCGGTGCCGGCCCTGCCGCTCCTCAGCGAGCAGGCCGCCGCGCACCAGCCGGTTGAGGTGTTCGGTCGCGGTGGGGGCGGCGACCCCGGCGTGGTGGGCCAGCTCCGTCGCCGTCCACGCCCGCCCGTCCAGCAGGGCCAGGCAGAAGGCCGCCCGCGTGCCGTCCGCCAGCAGCCCCGCCACGGCCGCCAGGTCGCG
This genomic window from Streptomyces sp. TLI_235 contains:
- a CDS encoding leucyl/phenylalanyl-tRNA--protein transferase; this translates as MTTTAQWWAALDLGRTPADAPAAFCADLGPDSLLAGYRAGAFPMPAQDEYSLWMNEARYEEQVAEGVIAAPGGAREEDFGVAWWSPDPRPVVPVGGARLGSRLSRRLRNRDDWTTTTDKAFGEIVDRCAEGRSPAWLTAELRTALRALHDRGRAHSAEVWENGELVGGAFGVRVGPVLSLDSMVGLRPDAARVAVVDLAQRFGEAGGVLLDVQWDSPHIRSLGALPMPRAHYLALLRDGPRAGPPSGEERPVWRLG
- a CDS encoding ArsR family transcriptional regulator encodes the protein MDTERTRTAGRDLAAVAGLLADGTRAAFCLALLDGRAWTATELAHHAGVAAPTATEHLNRLVRGGLLAEERQGRHRYVRLADPQVAELVEQLAALVPGRPERPASLSAHGRGRALAHARTCYDHLAGAVGVAIADAMTARGLLDWAHGLRLTAEGEAWLVAAGVTVPAGTRRPAVRPCLDWTERRPHLAGAVGAALCGHAFAEGWITRIGSTRAVAVTPAGRRALHDGLGLPDGLLLPA